A single genomic interval of Novosphingobium ginsenosidimutans harbors:
- a CDS encoding NAD(P)H-dependent flavin oxidoreductase, translating to MPLPAPFDRLRLPVIGSPLFIVSGPELVIAQCKAGIIGSFPALNARPSGMLDEWLHRITEELAAHNRDNPDRPAAPYAVNQIVHKTNNRLEEDMEVCAKWQVPMTITSLGAREDINNAVHAWGGIVLHDVINDRFARKAIEKGADGLIPVAAGAGGHAGTLSPFALMQEIREWFDGLVALSGSIACGHSILAAQAMGADFAYIGTPWIATKEANAVDGYKNSIVEGRADDIVYSNLFTGVHGNYLRPSIVAAGLDPDNLPQSDPSKMNFGSGGNTEAKAWKDIWGSGQGINAVKAVESVADRVDRMESEYNRARAELAEKARMALA from the coding sequence ATGCCGCTGCCCGCCCCGTTTGACCGCCTGCGCCTGCCCGTCATCGGTTCGCCGCTGTTCATCGTTTCGGGCCCCGAACTGGTGATTGCCCAGTGCAAAGCCGGGATCATCGGCAGCTTTCCGGCGCTCAACGCCCGCCCCTCGGGTATGCTGGATGAGTGGCTGCACCGCATCACCGAGGAACTGGCCGCGCACAACCGTGACAACCCGGATCGCCCGGCCGCGCCCTATGCCGTCAACCAGATCGTCCACAAGACCAACAACCGGCTTGAGGAAGACATGGAAGTCTGCGCCAAGTGGCAGGTGCCGATGACCATAACCTCGCTCGGTGCGCGCGAGGACATCAACAACGCGGTTCACGCCTGGGGCGGGATCGTGCTGCACGATGTGATCAACGATCGCTTTGCCCGCAAGGCAATCGAGAAGGGTGCCGATGGCCTGATCCCGGTCGCCGCAGGTGCGGGCGGCCATGCCGGCACATTGTCACCCTTCGCGCTGATGCAAGAAATCCGCGAGTGGTTCGATGGCCTTGTGGCACTTTCGGGCTCGATCGCCTGCGGCCATTCGATCCTCGCGGCGCAGGCCATGGGCGCGGACTTCGCCTATATCGGCACACCGTGGATCGCCACCAAGGAAGCCAATGCGGTTGACGGCTACAAGAACAGCATCGTCGAAGGCCGCGCTGACGACATTGTCTATTCGAACCTCTTCACCGGGGTACACGGCAATTACCTGCGCCCCTCGATCGTCGCTGCTGGCCTTGATCCGGACAATCTGCCGCAGAGCGATCCGAGCAAGATGAACTTCGGTTCGGGCGGCAATACCGAAGCCAAGGCATGGAAGGACATCTGGGGCTCCGGCCAGGGGATCAACGCGGTCAAGGCTGTCGAAAGCGTGGCTGACCGGGTTGATCGGATGGAAAGCGAATACAACCGCGCCCGCGCCGAACTGGCCGAAAAGGCCCGGATGGCGCTCGCCTGA
- the recJ gene encoding single-stranded-DNA-specific exonuclease RecJ: MAAAPSSILGIERSLTGRAWRWRGGNMDLSTSPASLDHDLVTQLLLARGVPQDDVERHRNPSLRAFLPDPSIFRDMDLAAERLARAVLTNETLTVFGDYDVDGATSAALLIRLLRMLGHPARYYIPDRLLEGYGPSGEALVRLGEEGSSLIVTVDCGAMAYEALEMAQTAGIDVIVVDHHKCAPELPRALALVNPNRLDEDELAAAHGHLAAVGVAFLLAVATVRLLRQRGYFESRPEPDLFSLLDLVALGTVADVAALHGLNRAMVAQGLKVMARRENVGMAALIDASRLNRAPTCSDLGFALGPRINAGGRVGEATLGVRLLTTEDPDEARAIAAQLSQLNEERRAIEAAVQEAAEAQLESQHNRAVVLLAGSGWHPGVIGIVAGRIKEKSGRPAIVIALDADEHGHGKGSGRSIAGVDLGAAIIAAREAGLLVAGGGHAMAAGLTVDPARLSALAEFLDERLGAAVVAAQAGQSLQLDLAVAPGGLVPPLVETLESAGPYGMGWPGPRVAVGPVRLIKADLVGKDHVRLIVRGDDGASFKAVAFRQAETELGQALLNRAQGRRFWLAGRAKIDDWGSRPAAELHVDDAAWAD, encoded by the coding sequence ATGGCCGCTGCCCCCTCCTCCATTCTCGGTATCGAGCGTTCACTGACCGGGCGCGCCTGGCGCTGGCGCGGTGGCAACATGGATCTTTCGACGAGCCCCGCCTCGCTCGATCACGATCTGGTCACCCAGCTTCTGCTGGCTCGCGGCGTGCCGCAGGATGATGTCGAGCGCCACCGCAACCCCTCGCTTCGCGCCTTTCTGCCCGACCCCTCAATCTTCCGCGACATGGACCTGGCGGCCGAACGGCTCGCCAGAGCAGTGCTGACAAACGAAACGCTGACCGTCTTTGGCGACTATGACGTCGATGGCGCGACAAGCGCCGCGTTGCTGATCCGGCTGCTGCGGATGCTTGGCCACCCAGCACGCTATTATATCCCCGACCGCTTGCTTGAAGGCTATGGCCCCTCGGGCGAAGCCCTGGTCCGGCTCGGCGAGGAAGGCTCAAGCCTGATCGTCACAGTCGATTGCGGGGCCATGGCCTATGAAGCGCTCGAAATGGCGCAGACCGCCGGGATCGACGTAATCGTGGTCGATCACCACAAATGCGCGCCCGAACTGCCCCGCGCACTGGCTCTGGTGAACCCCAACCGGCTTGACGAGGACGAACTCGCCGCCGCGCATGGCCATCTCGCTGCAGTCGGCGTCGCTTTCCTGCTGGCGGTAGCGACCGTTCGTCTGTTGCGCCAGCGCGGCTACTTCGAGAGCCGGCCTGAACCGGACCTGTTCTCGCTGCTCGATCTCGTTGCGCTGGGGACCGTGGCCGATGTTGCTGCACTCCATGGCCTCAACCGGGCGATGGTCGCCCAGGGGCTGAAAGTCATGGCGCGGCGCGAGAATGTTGGCATGGCCGCGCTGATTGACGCCAGCCGTCTCAACCGGGCCCCAACCTGCAGCGATCTGGGCTTTGCACTCGGGCCGCGCATCAATGCCGGAGGGCGCGTTGGCGAGGCAACGCTTGGCGTGCGCCTATTGACCACGGAAGACCCAGACGAGGCCCGTGCCATCGCCGCCCAGCTCTCACAGCTTAACGAGGAACGCCGCGCGATCGAGGCGGCGGTGCAGGAAGCAGCAGAGGCCCAGCTCGAAAGCCAGCACAATCGCGCGGTCGTGCTGCTGGCCGGTTCCGGTTGGCACCCGGGGGTGATCGGAATTGTCGCTGGGCGGATCAAGGAAAAGTCGGGCCGTCCCGCCATCGTCATCGCACTCGACGCAGATGAGCATGGCCACGGCAAAGGTTCGGGCCGATCAATCGCCGGGGTGGACCTGGGCGCTGCGATCATCGCCGCGCGCGAGGCCGGACTGCTGGTCGCTGGCGGCGGCCATGCCATGGCGGCGGGGCTGACTGTCGATCCTGCGCGGCTGAGCGCCCTGGCTGAGTTCCTCGACGAGCGGCTTGGTGCAGCCGTTGTTGCAGCCCAGGCCGGCCAATCGCTGCAACTCGACCTTGCGGTTGCACCCGGCGGGCTGGTGCCGCCGCTGGTCGAGACGCTGGAAAGCGCCGGCCCCTATGGCATGGGCTGGCCGGGACCACGGGTAGCGGTCGGTCCCGTGCGGCTGATCAAAGCCGATCTTGTCGGCAAGGACCATGTCCGGCTTATCGTGCGAGGCGACGACGGCGCGAGTTTCAAGGCGGTCGCCTTCCGTCAGGCCGAGACCGAGCTTGGCCAGGCGCTGCTCAACCGCGCACAAGGCCGGCGTTTCTGGCTCGCTGGCCGGGCCAAGATCGACGACTGGGGTAGCCGTCCGGCCGCAGAATTGCATGTTGACGATGCCGCCTGGGCCGATTGA
- a CDS encoding AHH domain-containing protein — MPHGRGDRTWLPFRAVNRRDLPSFDPGLQRHHLLPRQLLRQDGTANLLRAIGRDRLRFEDFRHNGLLLPATDQAALRIGLPLHRGPHRTYNELVSERVGQIEASWARTRPQTPEAAVIDALGRLELLQRALRRRLLDQRRRLLLSRKDPLGSGIDFAELDALVDDLWPATDLSGP, encoded by the coding sequence ATGCCGCACGGCAGGGGCGATCGGACCTGGTTGCCGTTCCGCGCCGTCAATCGTCGTGATTTGCCTAGCTTCGATCCCGGATTGCAGCGCCACCATCTTTTGCCCCGGCAGTTGCTTCGCCAGGATGGCACGGCCAACCTGCTGCGCGCGATCGGACGGGATCGACTGCGGTTTGAGGATTTTCGTCACAATGGCCTGCTGCTGCCGGCAACCGATCAAGCTGCGCTGCGGATCGGTCTGCCGCTCCACCGTGGGCCGCACCGCACCTATAATGAACTGGTCAGCGAGCGGGTTGGACAGATCGAAGCCAGCTGGGCCCGCACCCGCCCGCAGACGCCGGAAGCAGCAGTTATCGATGCCTTGGGCCGGCTCGAACTGCTGCAACGCGCCCTGCGGCGGCGTTTGCTTGATCAAAGGCGGCGCCTGCTGCTCAGCCGCAAGGACCCGCTAGGGAGCGGTATTGACTTTGCTGAACTGGATGCCCTGGTGGATGACCTGTGGCCTGCGACTGACCTCAGCGGGCCATAG
- a CDS encoding sensor histidine kinase → MTGKLPLPGLFLAALGAFGLAVAGVSLWLVAAVLLIWGGSLWLTLPEPEVAEARVDKAVVTRDAVREAIESLGAPLLVLEGTRIVMANAAARAALGAHVQGQDARIGLRHPDAMRLLDMGDGDSVTIPGFTGTRSLWQLTRRQIDKQRWLIELADRTTEADVSRAHTDFVANASHELRTPLASIIGYVETLEEGGPAVDAEAQKRFLSIVLREARRMLSLVEDLLSLSHAEAEKHDHPTEPLDLGKLAARVVGEVASLRGKEQVKLVAAADGAVVAGDATQLEQLLRNLIDNALKYGGADSPVEVSVAAQQANTIELIVTDHGPGIAPEHLPHLTRRFYRTDPGRSRASGGTGLGLAIVKHIVERHRGKLDITSTLGEGTRVAVSLPKTEPAALS, encoded by the coding sequence ATGACCGGCAAGCTCCCGCTCCCAGGATTGTTCCTTGCCGCACTTGGCGCGTTCGGACTTGCCGTCGCCGGCGTGAGCCTGTGGCTGGTGGCTGCCGTGCTGCTGATCTGGGGCGGTTCGCTGTGGCTGACCCTACCCGAACCCGAAGTGGCTGAAGCCCGCGTCGACAAGGCCGTGGTTACGCGCGATGCCGTGCGCGAAGCGATCGAATCGCTTGGTGCGCCGTTGCTGGTGCTGGAAGGCACGCGGATTGTCATGGCCAATGCCGCCGCCCGCGCCGCGCTCGGGGCCCATGTTCAGGGTCAGGACGCGCGAATCGGCCTGCGCCATCCAGATGCCATGCGACTGCTCGACATGGGCGATGGTGATAGCGTCACCATCCCCGGTTTCACCGGCACCCGCAGCCTGTGGCAGCTGACCCGTCGCCAGATCGACAAGCAGCGCTGGTTGATCGAGCTGGCCGACCGCACCACCGAGGCGGATGTCAGCCGCGCCCATACCGATTTCGTCGCCAATGCCAGCCACGAACTGCGCACGCCGCTCGCCTCGATCATCGGCTATGTCGAAACGCTGGAGGAAGGCGGCCCGGCGGTCGATGCCGAGGCGCAAAAGCGGTTCCTAAGCATTGTCCTGCGCGAAGCACGGCGGATGCTCTCGCTGGTCGAAGACCTGCTCTCGCTGAGCCATGCCGAGGCCGAAAAGCACGATCACCCCACCGAACCGCTCGATCTGGGCAAGCTCGCCGCCCGCGTGGTGGGAGAGGTCGCCTCGCTGCGCGGTAAGGAACAGGTCAAGCTCGTCGCTGCTGCGGACGGCGCGGTGGTGGCGGGCGATGCGACCCAGCTAGAACAGCTGCTCCGCAACCTGATCGACAACGCGCTTAAGTATGGCGGCGCAGATTCGCCGGTCGAAGTGAGCGTGGCAGCACAGCAAGCGAACACGATTGAGCTGATCGTAACCGACCACGGTCCAGGTATCGCACCCGAGCACTTGCCGCACCTGACCCGGCGCTTTTATCGCACCGATCCGGGCCGCAGCCGCGCATCGGGCGGCACCGGTCTGGGGCTGGCGATCGTCAAGCATATTGTGGAGCGTCACCGCGGGAAGCTGGACATTACCAGCACCCTCGGCGAAGGAACGCGGGTCGCTGTTTCGCTACCGAAAACCGAGCCGGCGGCGTTGTCATAA
- a CDS encoding flavodoxin family protein has protein sequence MLAIIWHSRTGAARALAEAAFTAAEGRAVLLPAERARPDDLLAAQGYLFAFPENLGSMTGAMKEFFDRSYYPLLGQIEGRAYASIIAAGSDGHGAQAQLDRIVTGWRLRRVAERLIVNLAAQTPEAILAPKVVPTAALESAADLGAALAEGLASGVF, from the coding sequence ATGCTGGCAATCATCTGGCACAGCCGCACTGGCGCCGCCCGCGCTTTGGCCGAAGCTGCCTTCACAGCGGCGGAGGGGCGCGCCGTTCTGCTTCCCGCCGAGCGGGCCAGGCCCGACGATCTTTTGGCGGCGCAAGGCTATCTCTTCGCCTTTCCCGAGAATCTCGGCAGCATGACCGGGGCGATGAAAGAGTTCTTCGATCGCAGCTACTACCCGCTGCTGGGGCAGATCGAGGGGCGGGCATACGCCTCCATTATCGCAGCAGGCAGCGACGGCCATGGTGCCCAGGCCCAACTTGACCGGATCGTGACCGGCTGGCGGTTGCGGCGGGTGGCTGAACGGCTGATTGTCAATCTGGCTGCGCAGACGCCCGAGGCGATCCTTGCACCAAAAGTCGTTCCGACCGCCGCATTGGAGAGCGCTGCCGATCTTGGCGCCGCGCTCGCGGAAGGATTGGCCAGCGGTGTCTTTTGA
- a CDS encoding substrate-binding domain-containing protein, with product MNKTKLLIAAGAATLLAACGTQSTSRDQIRAVGSSTVYPFAKAISDSLAKSNAEIKSPIIESTGTGAGMKLFCAGVGVQHPDIVNASRRMKKSEFEDCQKNGVKDIIEVQVGLDGIAFAEAKNGPDIKLTQADVYEALAANPFGKPNTAKTWADVNPALPAIPILVYGPPSTSGTRDALKELVLMKGCDTDPAMKALKDSDKEKHEKICTEVRNDGAYVDAGENDNLIVQKLEANPKALGVFGFSYLEENADKLKGSPMNGVDPTYASISDFSYPGARPLYIYVKAAHVSAIKGLKEFVAEWAKNWSKGGLLARQGMVVSPDDVQAKNAKVASDLTVMDASGLK from the coding sequence ATGAACAAGACCAAGCTGCTTATCGCCGCCGGTGCTGCCACCCTGCTGGCCGCCTGTGGCACCCAGTCCACTTCGCGTGACCAGATCCGTGCTGTTGGTTCCTCGACCGTCTATCCCTTTGCCAAGGCGATTTCGGACTCGCTCGCCAAGTCGAACGCCGAGATCAAGTCGCCAATCATCGAATCGACCGGCACGGGCGCCGGGATGAAGCTGTTCTGCGCCGGTGTCGGCGTGCAGCATCCCGACATCGTCAACGCCTCGCGCCGGATGAAGAAGTCGGAGTTTGAAGACTGCCAGAAGAACGGCGTGAAGGACATCATCGAAGTCCAGGTCGGCCTTGACGGGATCGCCTTCGCCGAAGCCAAGAATGGCCCTGACATCAAGCTGACCCAGGCCGATGTCTACGAGGCGCTGGCCGCCAACCCGTTCGGCAAGCCCAACACTGCCAAGACCTGGGCCGACGTGAACCCCGCCCTGCCGGCGATTCCGATCCTGGTCTATGGCCCGCCGTCGACTTCGGGCACGCGCGATGCGCTTAAGGAGCTGGTCCTGATGAAGGGCTGCGACACCGATCCGGCGATGAAGGCGCTTAAGGACAGCGACAAGGAAAAGCACGAGAAGATCTGCACCGAAGTGCGCAACGACGGGGCCTATGTCGACGCGGGCGAGAACGACAACCTGATCGTCCAGAAGCTGGAAGCCAATCCCAAGGCGCTGGGCGTGTTCGGCTTCTCCTACCTTGAGGAAAACGCCGACAAGCTGAAGGGCTCGCCGATGAACGGTGTCGACCCGACCTATGCCTCGATTTCGGACTTCAGCTATCCGGGTGCGCGGCCGCTTTACATCTACGTCAAGGCCGCCCACGTCAGCGCCATCAAGGGCCTGAAGGAATTCGTTGCCGAATGGGCCAAGAACTGGAGCAAGGGCGGTCTGCTCGCGCGCCAGGGCATGGTTGTCTCGCCGGATGACGTGCAGGCCAAGAATGCCAAGGTTGCCAGTGACCTGACCGTCATGGATGCCAGCGGCCTCAAGTAA
- a CDS encoding MOSC domain-containing protein, whose amino-acid sequence MGTIIALGRDGAHNFSKAAAERLHLITGFGVEGDAHAGITVKHRSRVAKDPHLPNLRQVHLIHTELLEELAGKGFQVAPGQLGENVTTRGIGLLQLSVGTRLRLGPDAVIEVTGLRNPCHQINGIALGLMDAVLDRAADGSLIRKCGIMAIVVASGMVSVGDVVALEHVPADHVRLGVV is encoded by the coding sequence ATGGGGACGATCATTGCATTGGGGCGCGATGGCGCGCACAATTTCTCGAAAGCGGCGGCAGAGCGGCTGCATCTGATCACTGGTTTCGGCGTTGAGGGCGATGCCCACGCGGGGATTACAGTGAAACACCGTTCACGGGTGGCCAAGGATCCGCACCTGCCAAACCTGCGCCAGGTTCACCTGATCCACACCGAACTGCTCGAAGAACTGGCCGGCAAGGGGTTCCAGGTCGCGCCAGGTCAGCTGGGCGAGAATGTGACCACACGAGGAATTGGCTTGCTGCAACTATCGGTCGGCACGCGTCTGCGGCTCGGTCCGGATGCGGTCATTGAAGTGACGGGCCTGCGCAACCCCTGCCATCAGATCAACGGGATTGCCCTCGGTTTGATGGACGCCGTGCTTGACCGTGCGGCCGATGGCAGCCTTATCCGCAAGTGCGGGATCATGGCGATCGTGGTGGCGAGCGGCATGGTTTCAGTTGGGGATGTCGTCGCCCTGGAACACGTGCCGGCCGACCATGTGCGGCTGGGCGTA